DNA sequence from the Amycolatopsis sp. Hca4 genome:
ACCCGCGCTGTCGAGGAAGTCGACCTCCGACAGGTCCAGCACCAGCACCGGGAACCGGCGGTGGGCCCACGTGCTCAGCGCCGAACGCACTTGCGGTGCGCTGTCCGCGTCGAGCGCGCCGCGGATGCGGACCATCACCGCACCGAAGTACGGGCGGATGACCTGGATGTCGAACGGACTGCGCTCTTCGCGCTTCGACGGCGCTACGGGGATCGCCGTCGCGGGGGGCTGGACGACCAACATTTCTCCACGCCTCATTCGCAGATGACGTGACGAGCGGGTCTCGGCGACCCGCTCGATC
Encoded proteins:
- a CDS encoding STAS domain-containing protein, whose amino-acid sequence is MLVVQPPATAIPVAPSKREERSPFDIQVIRPYFGAVMVRIRGALDADSAPQVRSALSTWAHRRFPVLVLDLSEVDFLDSAGLAALGGIQARVARENATLRIVTGDNRVVRRALSASGLDHALNVSRLPSGWERATEIHSLS